From one Triticum urartu cultivar G1812 chromosome 3, Tu2.1, whole genome shotgun sequence genomic stretch:
- the LOC125545671 gene encoding hornerin-like, whose amino-acid sequence MSIVKRALGFGGGYGQSKPVISYHTHNSDSVTTVMTEISHMSLNEKQAGYNGGVQKTASLTELCSEDADVQKHGYGQQAYGGDVGGFDALVRDNAGQKHGGYGEQKASSYQHESAAGGYGAHHHESSVQKHGAYGGQKAAAYQHGGYDAVSHDSTTQKHGYGEQKAYQNGAEAHHDSSAQKHGYGEQKAYGGHHQDSKVQKSGYGGEHTAYHQDGKVQKHGYGEKAHGYGEQKAYDSKVQKHGYGEQNAYDSKVQKHGYGEKAHGYGEQKAYEHGSAAAALHHDSYGAMKKHGYGGEQKAYGAAAGGYDAVHHDSSVQNYGYGEQKAPYQHGSDAGGYGRAHHGSETQKHGYGGGQKAYGHGADAGGYDAAFHHGGAKQTKHGYGGGQMAGGYDSAFQHGAYGGQKASYDALAQKHGYGQNAYQQQGCDGGDVAGYDALVQRRQMQKQLQYNQFGWESDEESDCEDEVLGGGYGGSTVPGATQYYSAYERRQRLGGGSHYEAAYQSSTTQGYSGGGYGGGWAQPMKHSYY is encoded by the coding sequence ATGTCCATCGTCAAGCGTGCTTTGGGCTTCGGCGGCGGCTACGGCCAGAGCAAGCCCGTGATAAGCTACCACACCCACAACTCCGACTCGGTGACCACCGTCATGACGGAGATCAGCCACATGAGCCTCAACGAGAAGCAGGCCGGGTACAACGGCGGCGTGCAGAAGACGGCCTCCCTCACGGAGCTGTGCTCTGAGGATGCCGACGTGCAGAAGCACGGCTACGGGCAGCAGGCGTACGGGGGCGACGTCGGAGGCTTCGACGCCCTCGTCCGTGACAACGCCGGGCAGAAGCACGGCGGCTATGGTGAGCAGAAGGCGTCGTCGTACCAGCATGAGAGCGCCGCCGGAGGGTATGGCGCTCACCACCACGAAAGCTCCGTGCAGAAGCACGGCGCCTATGGCGGACAAAAGGCGGCGGCGTACCAGCATGGAGGCTATGACGCCGTCAGCCACGACAGCACGACGCAGAAGCATGGCTACGGTGAGCAGAAGGCTTACCAGAATGGGGCCGAGGCCCACCATGACAGCTCGGCGCAGAAGCATGGCTACGGCGAGCAGAAGGCGTACGGTGGTCACCACCAGGACAGCAAGGTCCAGAAGAGCGGCTACGGCGGCGAGCACACGGCGTATCACCAGGACGGCAAGGTCCAGAAGCATGGCTACGGCGAGAAGGCGCACGGCTACGGCGAGCAGAAGGCTTACGACAGCAAGGTCCAGAAGCACGGCTACGGCGAGCAGAACGCGTACGACAGCAAGGTCCAGAAGCATGGCTATGGCGAGAAGGCGCACGGCTATGGCGAGCAGAAGGCGTACGAGCAtgggagcgccgccgccgccctccaccACGACAGCTACGGCGCCATGAAGAAGCATGGCTATGGCGGCGAGCAGAAGGCGTACGGCGCTGCAGCGGGAGGGTACGACGCCGTCCACCACGACAGCTCAGTGCAGAACTACGGCTACGGCGAGCAGAAGGCGCCGTACCAGCACGGGAGCGACGCTGGAGGGTACGGCCGTGCCCACCACGGCAGCGAGACGCAGAAGCACGGCTACGGCGGTGGGCAGAAGGCTTACGGGCACGGCGCTGATGCCGGAGGGTACGACGCTGCTTTCCACCACGGTGGCGCGAAGCAGACGAAGCACGGCTACGGCGGCGGGCAGATGGCCGGAGGGTACGACTCTGCTTTCCAGCACGGCGCCTATGGCGGGCAGAAGGCGTCGTACGACGCGCTCGCCCAGAAGCACGGGTACGGGCAAAATGCGTACCAGCAGCAAGGGTGCGACGGCGGCGACGTCGCAGGGTATGACGCTCTTGTCCAACGCCGGCAGATGCAGAAGCAGCTGCAATACAACCAGTTCGGGTGGGAGAGCGACGAAGAGAGCGACTGCGAAGACGAGGTGCTGGGCGGCGGATACGGCGGCAGCACCGTGCCCGGCGCCACACAGTACTACTCCGCGTATGAGCGCCGCCAGCGGCTCGGCGGCGGGAGCCACTACGAGGCGGCGTACCAGAGCTCCACCACCCAGGGGTACTCCGGCGGCGGCTACGGCGGCGGGTGGGCGCAGCCCATGAAGCACAGCTACTACTGA
- the LOC125545672 gene encoding uncharacterized protein LOC125545672 isoform X2: MAKPGILGRSSMPRSNEGMRLVFSAVIGIMLGYLFGISFPTVNITKLHFPSSIVSYIEDRNSGITTQTLLNHAWTSANSHKKNNSDSKSDEIPKIYVTSNPKGAERLPPGIVVSETDLYLRRLWGEPSEDLTIQPKYLVTFTVGIAQKANIDAAVKKFSENFTIMLFHYDGRTTEWDEFEWSKRAIHVSVSKQTKWWYAKRFLHPDVVARYDYIFIWDEDLGVQHFNAEEYIKLVRKHGLEISQPGLEPDRGLTWQMTKRRGDREVHKVTEERPGWCSDPHLPPCAAFVEIMATVFSRDAWRCVWHMIQNDLIHGWGLDFALRKCVEPAHEKIGVVDAQWIVHQGVPSLGNQGKSENGRAPWEGVRGRCRKEWGIFQARLADAEKKYYLDQGITPPNSTSV, from the exons ATGGCAAAGCCCGGCATTCTAGGCCGGAG CAGCATGCCAAGATCAAATGAAGGCATGAGGCTTGTATTCTCAGCAGTTATCGGTATTATGCTAGGTTACTTGTTTGGGATATCCTTCCCCACAGTCAATATAACCAAG CTTCATTTCCCTTCCAGTATTGTTTCCTATATTGAAGATAGAAACTCCGGAATCACAACCCAAACATTGTTGAACCATGCATGGACATCTGCAAACAGTCACAAGAAGAACAATTCTGATTCCAAGTCTGATGAAATTCCTAAG ATTTATGTTACCTCAAACCCTAAAGGTGCTGAAAGGCTCCCACCAGGTATTGTCGTATCTGAAACAGACCTCTATCTGCGAAGATTGTGGGGTGAACCTAGTGAG GATCTTACTATCCAGCCAAAGTACCTTGTTACATTTACAGTTGGAATTGCGCAAAAGGCAAATATTGACGCAGCAGTCAAAAAG TTCTCGGAGAACTTCACAATTATGCTGTTCCACTATGATGGTCGGACTACTGAATGGGATGAATTTGAGTGGTCAAAAAGGGCCATCCATGTGAGTGTTAGCAAGCAAACTAAGTG GTGGTATGCCAAGAGATTTTTACATCCCGATGTCGTTGCCCGGTATGACTACATATTTATCTGGGATGAGGATCTAGGTGTTCAACATTTCAATGCAGAGGA GTACATCAAGCTTGTTAGGAAGCATGGGCTGGAGATCTCTCAACCTGGTTTGGAACCTGATAGAGGTCTGACATGGCAAATGACTAAGCGGCGTGGTGATCGAGAAGTTCACAA AGTAACCGAGGAGAGGCCAGGCTGGTGTTCGGATCCCCATCTGCCACCGTGTGCAGC ATTCGTAGAAATTATGGCAACTGTGTTCTCTAGGGATGCATGGCGCTGTGTATGGCATATGATTCAG AACGACTTGATCCATGGATGGGGCCTCGATTTTGCTCTTAGGAAATGTGTGGAG CCAGCTCATGAGAAAATTGGAGTTGTTGACGCTCAGTGGATTGTTCATCAGGGTGTTCCATCACTTGGTAACCAG GGCAAGTCGGAGAATGGAAGAGCACCATGGGAAGGG GTAAGAGGGCGGTGTAGAAAAGAGTGGGGGATATTCCAGGCAAGGCTGGCCGATGCCGAGAAGAAGTATTACTTGGATCAAGGGATCACGCCGCCGAATTCGACTTCAGTCTAG
- the LOC125545672 gene encoding uncharacterized protein LOC125545672 isoform X1, giving the protein MAKPGILGRSSSMPRSNEGMRLVFSAVIGIMLGYLFGISFPTVNITKLHFPSSIVSYIEDRNSGITTQTLLNHAWTSANSHKKNNSDSKSDEIPKIYVTSNPKGAERLPPGIVVSETDLYLRRLWGEPSEDLTIQPKYLVTFTVGIAQKANIDAAVKKFSENFTIMLFHYDGRTTEWDEFEWSKRAIHVSVSKQTKWWYAKRFLHPDVVARYDYIFIWDEDLGVQHFNAEEYIKLVRKHGLEISQPGLEPDRGLTWQMTKRRGDREVHKVTEERPGWCSDPHLPPCAAFVEIMATVFSRDAWRCVWHMIQNDLIHGWGLDFALRKCVEPAHEKIGVVDAQWIVHQGVPSLGNQGKSENGRAPWEGVRGRCRKEWGIFQARLADAEKKYYLDQGITPPNSTSV; this is encoded by the exons ATGGCAAAGCCCGGCATTCTAGGCCGGAG CAGCAGCATGCCAAGATCAAATGAAGGCATGAGGCTTGTATTCTCAGCAGTTATCGGTATTATGCTAGGTTACTTGTTTGGGATATCCTTCCCCACAGTCAATATAACCAAG CTTCATTTCCCTTCCAGTATTGTTTCCTATATTGAAGATAGAAACTCCGGAATCACAACCCAAACATTGTTGAACCATGCATGGACATCTGCAAACAGTCACAAGAAGAACAATTCTGATTCCAAGTCTGATGAAATTCCTAAG ATTTATGTTACCTCAAACCCTAAAGGTGCTGAAAGGCTCCCACCAGGTATTGTCGTATCTGAAACAGACCTCTATCTGCGAAGATTGTGGGGTGAACCTAGTGAG GATCTTACTATCCAGCCAAAGTACCTTGTTACATTTACAGTTGGAATTGCGCAAAAGGCAAATATTGACGCAGCAGTCAAAAAG TTCTCGGAGAACTTCACAATTATGCTGTTCCACTATGATGGTCGGACTACTGAATGGGATGAATTTGAGTGGTCAAAAAGGGCCATCCATGTGAGTGTTAGCAAGCAAACTAAGTG GTGGTATGCCAAGAGATTTTTACATCCCGATGTCGTTGCCCGGTATGACTACATATTTATCTGGGATGAGGATCTAGGTGTTCAACATTTCAATGCAGAGGA GTACATCAAGCTTGTTAGGAAGCATGGGCTGGAGATCTCTCAACCTGGTTTGGAACCTGATAGAGGTCTGACATGGCAAATGACTAAGCGGCGTGGTGATCGAGAAGTTCACAA AGTAACCGAGGAGAGGCCAGGCTGGTGTTCGGATCCCCATCTGCCACCGTGTGCAGC ATTCGTAGAAATTATGGCAACTGTGTTCTCTAGGGATGCATGGCGCTGTGTATGGCATATGATTCAG AACGACTTGATCCATGGATGGGGCCTCGATTTTGCTCTTAGGAAATGTGTGGAG CCAGCTCATGAGAAAATTGGAGTTGTTGACGCTCAGTGGATTGTTCATCAGGGTGTTCCATCACTTGGTAACCAG GGCAAGTCGGAGAATGGAAGAGCACCATGGGAAGGG GTAAGAGGGCGGTGTAGAAAAGAGTGGGGGATATTCCAGGCAAGGCTGGCCGATGCCGAGAAGAAGTATTACTTGGATCAAGGGATCACGCCGCCGAATTCGACTTCAGTCTAG